The nucleotide window ctgctgtttcttaaacTCACTGtctaaaaagggagaaaaacacagtaaaaggcgggggggtggggtggggggggtggaggaCGAGGGCAGAGGGAAACTCCTCTTTTGAGGAAGATGTGTTCTTATGTAACAGTCTTCAAAGGTTCCTCTAGGTAGAGTTTGCAGCATTAAGTTTCCTAAGACAGGAGATGTGTTTCTTTGTGTCACAGATTCTGAGAcaacaaacaaagagaaagagggaaaaatgaaCCCCGAAGGGCGGGAGGTGGCCGAGGCTCTTCAGCACGGCGCTGGTTCTGCATTCACAGCTCAGCACCTCAACGCCTGCTGACGTGTCCGCTGTTTGCGATACAGTAGAGCAATGTGCTGGTAAAAACTGATCCAAtccaaaaaataatattaataataataataataataattataataataataagaagtcAAGGTAAAGTAGCAGCTGCATTTTGCGTGTTTGTTGGTGTTACGGGatttccaaaacaaaacactactttgttttcttcctttcctcttcagaTCCACTGAGTCTGGAGATCCACTCATGTCCTGGGCTTAGATGCTCGACTCCTTCGGGGGCAGGTCCACATTGGTGACGGAGGTCACCAGGGAGACAAGACAGTCCGAGGTAGTGCCATTGACAGACCTCCGGATCAGGGACACCCGCTCCTCCACACAGCCCGCGGACAGACGAGCTTCTGCGTCGTGGTCCCAGCACTCCTCGATGGTCACGCAGAGCTGGGCCAGGCCCTGCACACCAGCGGGAGAGAGGAAACAGATGCCCTTGCCGGTGGCCCTCACTGAGGACAAGCAAACCTGACGATGTTCCTGAGGACCAGGGAGAGCCACGAGCCCACCTGCAGGGGTCTGAAGGAGACTCCCCTTCCGACAGTCACCAGCCTGAGGCCACGGGCCTCCTCCACAGCGCTGACGAAGGGTCCACTGAACCTCAACGTGGGAAGCAGGGCAACCCAGGGCCCTCCGGGGGCAGACATGGCTGCTGCCGCGGAGCAGTGATATTCAAACGAAATCTTATTACGCCAAGCCCAAACCACATAAGGGCCCAAAGTGCAGTCACAGTGGGAAAAAAGGAAGGCTTCATCCCACCCTGTCCCCCATAGCCCTGGACACCTCCCCAGAGTCCAGGGAACGTGGCGTGACACCCTGTGCTGGAACCAACTGTGTGCAGCTGGGAAAGGCAGCAGGATGGGCAAAATGCCCACACCCAGGAGCAATCCGGCCTGCTCAGCATCAGGACACACTCAGACCTCTCTGGATCTGCTCCTCATCAAGGAACTGGACTGGCAACCCCAGTTTCTCTGCCCTGGGAGACTGAGGAGGTCTGAGGCAGAAGGTAAGTTCCTGGCCCAGCTTCCCTCTCCTGATGCCTAAGATTTTTCCATTTGCGGCTCTGGGCTCCAGGGAGCAGCATGGCAGCTGAACTTGGCCTCCACAGCTCGACCCCAGACCATATGGTGAGAGCACTAGCTCCCACTGGCCCCAAGGATGTCCCTCTTCTGAATTAACCCTGGGGTAGCAGGGGGAAGGACTCAATGAAGCTGGAGGCAAATATCCTTCCAAGAAAGGTAATGATTTACATAgctggggtcttttttttttttttttttgcggtacgtgggcctctcgctgttgtggcctctcccgttgcggagcacaggctccgggcgtgcaggctcagcggccatggctcacgggcccagccgctccgcagtatgtgggatcttcccggaccggggcacgaacccgtgtcccctgcatcggcaggcggactgtcaaccactgcgccaccagggaagcccatagctgGGGTCTTTTGTATGGTATCTCCAGACTGGAGGGGCCCAGATGCCACAGAGCTAAGCCATATTAAGCACTTATGTGATAGGTGTCCTGCCTGGTGATGTACAGTAACTCCTTCAATCTATTACTACCCTGAGGAGACAAAGGCTCAGAGACATAAAGCAATTTGCCGGAAGTTACCCAGCTACTGACCGGCAGATCCAGGATTCCAACCAACATGTGTCAGGCCCAGGGCCAGTGGGGCTCCACTGCACCAGTGCTCCACGGGGGCAACCAGGGCTCTGACGGAGCCGTCAGGCCCCATCGCTCTCTGTGGCCAAAACCAGAGCCGCCTCCCTGCAGAGCACTAACCTCCCCAGACGCTCCCCTGGTGGAAGGGAGGCACTGCACCATGTAGCCTCTGACCAGGGAGGGGCGGAGGGGCTGTCCCGCTGCCTGCGGCCCCTCTCTCTGACCCTGCCACACATGGGAGGGGCTGCCCTCTCTGCCCCCCAGGCCCCTCACCGGGTGTTTCAGCCAGTGATCCTTGATGGCAGGCCGCATCTTCTTGTGCACGACCACCTCCTGCAGCTCCTCCAGTGACGGGTGCTGGCCAATCTCTTCCTCAAAAGGCAGCATGTACTCGTCCACAGGTCCTGGGGGCGGAGAGAGAGCCCGGCGGGGTCACCCTAACGCCcagccacccccccacacacacccagaaTGCTCAGGGCTCCCGTCCCGCTCACCATCGGCAGCTTTGCAGCGGGACACGAGCTCCCACAGCACCAGGCCCATGGCATACATGTCGATGCGCAAAAAGGCGTCTCTCTGGAAGTTGATGGCTCCCTCGAGCACCTCAGGGGCCATGTACCGCCGTGTGCCCACCTGCACGGGGACAGGGGAGGGTGTGCGGTCACCAACCACGCACAAATGCACTCACAGCTGGACACAGGAGCTACAGCCGTGTGCACAGCAGGGCCATCAACAATGACGGCCGTCCCTGACGCACCACATCCCCGGGGGGCCCCGGGGTCATGAAGTAATGACGACTGTAAAGTGTCATTCGAGACAGCAGTAATCTACCATGAACTGCTGCCTCCATCAGCTCCACGAGGGGCTACACAGATGATGTGTACTTCACTGAGACGCACGCCAAAAGCAGAAGGGGGAGAATACTTAAAAATAGTAATAGCCGTTGTTTTAGGATGATTTGCTTAGGCTTAACCTTAGGTTACTTTTTCTAGGTTTCTGGTTTGGATTCTTACTATgctcttatttatcttatttttatcttgtttaataaTTACAactgaaagaggaagggaaatctgtTTCTCACTGGCTGGCCTGGGAAACCACACCACCCTCCAGGCCTCGCTCTCCCCATGGGTGAAAGAGAGCATTGCTCCTGGAGttctcagacagctctgagctCGCGGGGcaacccctgccccctcccagctgAGCACCAGAAGGGCAGCATCCACCCGTGCCCCCACGTCTCGCACCCCCTGAGGCTCGTCACCTGCCCATGAGTGTCCCCCGGAGGTTTCCCTGGCTCAAACCGAACAGCCAGGCCAAAGTCAGCCAGCACGGCCGTGAGGTCACTCTTCAGCAATACATTCTTGCTCTTAAAGTCCCTGTGGAGACAATGGACTGAGACAGAGTCGAACATGTGGTCCAACTGACCCTCCTCCTGGCTTCCCACCTTGATTCCCAGAGACCCCAGGCCAGGCCATCCCACCCGTGGGGAGCAGGGTCTGCGCCAGGGTGGAGTTCCATGAAGCCACACGGGCAGGCAGCTTTAGGACGCCTCCCTCCACTGGTGTGAGAGTCCAGAACTGCACTCCCACCAGAGCGGCAACACTGACCCCAGCCCGGTGCCCAGCATCGAAGGCCAGCCCTCACATTCTCAGCGGGCTTGAGGAGGGGGCATAGCAGCCAGGGATGTGAGTTTCCTGGGAAGAATTTACACTATTTGGGATGTGAGTGAAAAGAGAAGTTTCAGTGAACTGGTCTGGGTTCCGAGCAGGCCCCCGAGGCTCGAGCCGCTACGGGAGCAGCGGAGCGGGGGCTGAGGTTGCATTCAGCCTGGCCCCTCCCTAGCAGGTCCTCAATCTCCCCGCGCCTGTCTCAGCCTTGCCGTGAGGGCTAAACCGATGGACGAATGTTTAGGGACACCCCTGGCACACTTACTATGCACTACCGTTAGGTGGAACCATATGGAAGAGTCGACATTCAACCGTTTTTGACCTACAACAATGGCAATTTCATACAGTCAACCTCCTATGTCATTAATGTTATTACCATCGGGGCCCTTCAGCTTTGAACCCTGGAATTCGAGGCTCACTCCCTACCTCACAGCCACAGAACCACACTACACTAGGTCTACTTCTCTGCGCCACTGTTCCTTCACCTGTAAGACAGGCAGAGAAAAACAGTACCTATCTCACAGGGCAGTAATGAGGCTTAAATGACTTGGTGTTTCTAagtgcttagagcagtgcctgccACTGTGGTGAGGAGGTGGCACAGTGGCTCTCAAAGCACCATCCAAGGACCCCAGTGAATCCCTGAGACTGTTTCAGGGGATCTGCAAGGTCAGCATTCTTTTCATAATAATccgttatttgcctttttttaagcTCATTCTCCCAAGAGTatagagttttccagaggctacacaCACATGTCATCATTCTGACAGTTAATGGAATATGTGTGCTCTAATACAGCAAATATCAACAGCCATAACCCACAGGAGTGTAAAGGGATCCtaaccaaaaagtttgagaccTGCTACATCAACTCTCCAAAGTTAGTCAGCAGTCGGCACTTCCTCCTGCGGCCACTGGAGGGCACCAGAGAACTGACTTGCGAGGCCACAGCCTGCAGGGGACGCAGGCAGAAAGCAGGGGAAGAGTCAGGTCGGCAAAGGGTTTTGTGCGGTTGCCTCTGACACACCACAGAGCAGCTAACCACGTTTATGAAACTGAgacccccaggccctgctctcACCCTCCAACCCTCTCTGCAGCTCCAGGTCAAGCGCAGAGAGGGCAACTGCTAACCCAGGTACCTGTGGGCAATAGACGGTTTGTGGCCCTCGCCACGGCACCAGGGCACATCCTCGTGTAGGTATGAGAGGCCTCTTGACATTGTCTCTGCCACGTGACACAGTTCGTTCCATGTGATGATGTTCCCCTTGAGGTAATCCGTGAGGGAGCCCTAGAGGGGACAGCACAGACTCGGCACAGGAGGACAGGATCCAGCCCAGCCCCTGGAGGGCCATCTCCATGGGCCATCGGCTGGGCTTCCCACCCCCGACCCCCGGATGCTGGAATTCATGAggccaggaggggctgggaagggggagTCGTCAGAGAGTGATAATCATGAAGTCACTACTCCCATTCGTAAGAACTGATCCCAGGGCGAGGGGTTCTTATTGCAGACCCTCATGTCCACACCCATGACGGGCGACCTCAGGGGAAGGCCAGTGGGACCCACGGTCACCTCCCGTGGGAGTAGGGTCCACAGGGTGTGCTCACCTTGTCATGGAAGGCCGTGATGAGCCACAGCTCCACCTCCAGGTTTGAGCCTCGCTTCTCGGCGGCAATGAACTGCAGCAGATTCTCATGCTTCATGCCAGGTGTGCTGAAGATCTCCCGTTCACTCTGCCATGACTGCTTGTCCTGAGGCAGGGATGCGGCTGAACCTCACCGCAGCCATGCCACCCTGCAGCTGCCCACTAACCCCAACCTCAGCTTCTGTAAGGGAGGTGGAGCAGGACAGAGCCAGGCCCAGGACCCCAGACCAACAGTGACCCCTGAGATCACCAAGGCCAGCACCTGATTTACAAAGGGGGCCACTGAGGTCCAGAGACAGAAGTGAGGAGCCCAGGACCACCCAATCAGTGAGAAGCAGAGCAGGCCTGGCTTTGCCCAGTGTCCCAGGCAACTGCTCGGGGTAGCCTGGTGTCTAGGGCCCCTAAGCAGAACCTGATggcaaaacaaaaccctgaaaaCCAGACTGGATTGAGGTTTTGCAAATCAAAGTTTTGCGAAGCCCTACCCTAGGCCCACGGTGAACGTCACCATCCCCAATGGGGCCCACTCCTCTCTCATCCCAGCTGTACAGGACATGGACTGCCCTGGGGCAGAGAGCTTGGGCCCCGCAGGCACACACGCACCTGGAGTGGGAAGATCTTGACAGCCACGAAGTCATTCATGAGCTGTGCCTTCCAAACACAGCCAAAGCGCCCCCGAGCCTTGATCTCCAGCAGCTGCAGTGGCTTCAGGCCCAccagaggggatgggggtggaggtccAGGATCCTGGGGGGATCGAGGGCTTAACAGGATCTGGCTTGGCCTCCCCACGTCTACCCTGCCCGGCCCCAAGCCAACCCCATCTCACCTCATGGATGTCCACGTGGCCATAGGGGGGCTTGCGATGCCGGTACATCCAGAAGGCCAGCAGGACAATGAGGGAGAGGCCCCCGATGGGCAGCAGCGAGTAGGCCAGCACAGTGAGCAGGGTAGGGGCTGTCGGGGGTGGCTCGTACGTGACTGGGGGATACACGGAGCCCGGCGTCACACAGCCCGCCTACCCGCACACCTCCAGGGCCAGACCAAAGAGCCCTGTGGCTACTCCCCACCCCACAGAGGAGCTGAGCGTTCGGTGGGGGGCCAAGGCCGGCCCACATCGCTCCCCCCCTCACCTTCCGGGCCGCCCGCCTCGGGCAGGTGGGTGAAGCGCTCGTTGCAGAAGTTGCCTTCGCAGCAGCAGAAGTACACCTGGGGGTTCTCCTCGGTGGCCACGCACTCCTGCCTGGAGGAACAGTTTCCCATCCGCTCCTCAGGTGAGGGACAGCCTCCCCAGGGCGGCCCAGCGAAACCCCTCCCCACAAAGAACCCCACAGGGAACCAGGCGGAGGGCAGGGGGAGTGTGAGCCCACTTCTCCTAAAGCGGGACCCAGGGTCAGGAGGGACAACAGAGGGTGGGCATGCACCCAGAGCCCTCCTGGGGACCTCGCAACAGGGGCAGGGACCCAGCACCACCCCTGCTCGCCCAGGCTGCCACGAGAGCCCGTGTGTCCCCGCCTCGGCTCCAGACACCCAGCCCCAGGGGCACTGGCACCTGTCGTAGCAGTTGAAATCGTCCAGCCAGCAGCCCTTCTTGACGAGCTCGATGGTGCCTGAGCTGTTGCGCCAGGAGGCGTAGCAGTGCAGCCGCTTGTCCTGCTCGCCCTCGCAGCGCTCCAGGCCGCTCTGGTTGGTGCGCTCTAGCTCCCAGTTGGCGTTGTAGTAGATGCACTCCCGCGTCTCGGCCTCCCCGCGACCGGAACCTGTGCCGGGGGAGAGAGCTGCTGCCGAGTAGCCCCAGGCCCacgagggaggcagggggccagaCTAACAGCCAGATGCACAGTGGGGGCCtcctgggtgggaggggggctgcTTCCCTGCAGCAACAGCAATGAACGGAGGGGGCCTCAAAACCCCAGGGCACGGTCAGAATCACTGTGTCATCCGGGTGGGGCGGGAGGGTGGTGCTAAAAATACATATCCCTGGGAtgtccctggtggctcagtggctaagactccgcactcccagtgcagggggccctggttcgatccctggtcagggaacaagatcccacatgcatgccgcaaccaagagttcacatgccacaactaaggagcccatgtgctgcaactaaggagcctgcctgccgcaactaagaccctgcccaaccaaataatttttttaaagaatgcatattcctgggccctgcccagacccATCCATTTGGAGTGGGGGCAGGAtctacgtttttttttttattttattcatttaatttatttatttggttgtgccaggtcttagttgcggcaggcagcctCCTCAgctgtggcatgagaactcttagttgcgacatgcatgtgggatctagttccctgaccaaggatcgaacctgggccccctgcattgggagcgcggagtcttaaccactgcgccactagggaaatcCTTGGATCTATGTCTTTAACCAACCCCCTCTGTCTCGGGTGGTTCTGATGCAGACCTCTGGGACCATGTCTGAGAAACTAGAAGGGCAGGTTCCTGCCGCTGTCTCTGCCTTGTCTCAGAGCAGCTCCACTAGTGAGAAACAGGGCTGAGGGGATGGGGTGGACCTCGGAGACCAAAGGCCAAGTGAGCACCAGCCGCAGGGCCGAAGCTGACGCCGACAATGCCCCCAGGCTCCTGACCACCCGCAGCGCATTCGGTGGCTGTGCTCTGCAAAGCCCCCAGTCCACAGGGCTCAGGGGGCCCACTGCATCCACAGCAGCAATTCTAGTAGGGGTCCCAGGAGACCTGACCTGTGGGGCAGACCCCCAAGCTGGGCTGCTGGGCTTAGCACAAGTTATCACCTCTGGCTGCAAGACGCTCACaactttctcctttatattttggCTCTTCTCTCTCTACTTCCACAGGCCTTTGTGCTTCCTCCATCACCTAATTTATCACCCTTGACTAATTGCCTGTTGTTGTTTAAAGGATTATTTCAGACATTCAAGAAGTGTAAAAATAATGTAACCAAAGATAACTCCCCAGAGAAAATAACATAATGAACACTCATGTGAGAAACAAaacagggacttcgctggtggcgcagtggttgggattccgcctgccaatgcaggggacatgggtttgatccctggtcagggaagatcccacatgctgctgagcaactaagcctgtgtgccacaacaactgagcctgcgctctagagcccacgagccacaactgctgaagcctgtgcacctggagaccatgctccccaacgggagagaccaccgtgatgagaagcccgcacagcacaacgaagagtggcccctgctcaccgcagctagagagagcccacacgcagcaacgaagacccaacacagacaaaaattttaaaaagaaataatttttaaaaaaagaaagaaagagacaaatcaTTACAAATGTGCTTGACAAGTGCTTTTTAAATGTCAGGCTTCCCCCACAGGACTGCAAAGCTGATGCTTTAACTGCAGAAGCCTTGACTGTCTTGAGTACTAGAACCAGTTCCAGACACAGAccggatagatggatggatgtatgaaggaaggaaggaccagACAGAAGGACAGAAGGACAGAGTTATCTCCTGGCTACAGCAGAATTCTGAAGGGAGGGGAAAACAGGAGgggtggcctcagcctgcagcccAAGCCCTAGGGTCCTCAGGGGAGCTTCCATCTCCACTCAGACAAGCCCCCACCCCCTGTATAAGGCAAGGAGCCCGAACAAGAGAGGCCAGCAGACATCAGCAATGGCCCAAGGCTGGCCCAGCTCCTCTCTCCAAGCTGCTGATCAGGCAGAGACCCCTCTGGCCACTACCGTGTGGCCAGGACCCAGGTGGTCAGGGCTGGGAAGTCCAAATCTCAAGGCTCCAGGTAGGACCCAAGGGTTCAGGATGACACTGGACCCCCACCTGACAAGATCCTCCTACTGGAAACAAAAGGTGCCCATGACCCCATTCAAGTCCTGGTTCTGATGCTTACTGGCAAGTGATCCAGCCACCCCGTGCCTCCGTTTCCCCACTCATGAAAAGGGGATGATAACAGAACCTACTTCCTTGGCTGTTCCAAGAGCGAGATGAGTTAATGCATTTTAATGCTggttagcacaatgcctggcacattggCTGTTACATTAGAGCCTGACACGCCCTGCTGCCTATGCCATTTCATCACAGCACAAGCTCCCTGCCCTGTCAGGCTGGGAGTGTGCATACCCAACCTGAAAGAGCTTTGCATTCAGAGCCCCAGGGGGACCAGGGGAGACTGGGAGACTCCATGCCCCCCCTCACCACACCCAGGCTCTGCTGCCAGCTGGAGAGGgattccccctcctccctggcacTCCGCTTCTGCACACACTCAGCTATTTATAGCCTCTGGCAACACTCCAACCACAAGGCTGCCTCCGCCTTTTAACAGACACAGGGTTCCTGCCCACACTCACAGAGCCGGGGCCCCCTGCAGAGGAGGCTCCCCGATCCCAGCCCACTCGCCCATCCCTCTCACGTGCTGCCTCAGAGCCCTGTGGGGAACCTCCCCCCAGACGCCTGGGCAAGGGGCTCACTCTACCCCT belongs to Orcinus orca chromosome 10, mOrcOrc1.1, whole genome shotgun sequence and includes:
- the ACVR2B gene encoding activin receptor type-2B isoform X2, with translation MTAPWAALALLWGSLCAGSGRGEAETRECIYYNANWELERTNQSGLERCEGEQDKRLHCYASWRNSSGTIELVKKGCWLDDFNCYDRQECVATEENPQVYFCCCEGNFCNERFTHLPEAGGPEVTYEPPPTAPTLLTVLAYSLLPIGGLSLIVLLAFWMYRHRKPPYGHVDIHEDPGPPPPSPLVGLKPLQLLEIKARGRFGCVWKAQLMNDFVAVKIFPLQDKQSWQSEREIFSTPGMKHENLLQFIAAEKRGSNLEVELWLITAFHDKGSLTDYLKGNIITWNELCHVAETMSRGLSYLHEDVPWCRGEGHKPSIAHRDFKSKNVLLKSDLTAVLADFGLAVRFEPGKPPGDTHGQVGTRRYMAPEVLEGAINFQRDAFLRIDMYAMGLVLWELVSRCKAADGPVDEYMLPFEEEIGQHPSLEELQEVVVHKKMRPAIKDHWLKHPGLAQLCVTIEECWDHDAEARLSAGCVEERVSLIRRSVNGTTSDCLVSLVTSVTNVDLPPKESSI
- the ACVR2B gene encoding activin receptor type-2B isoform X1; the protein is MTAPWAALALLWGSLCAGSGRGEAETRECIYYNANWELERTNQSGLERCEGEQDKRLHCYASWRNSSGTIELVKKGCWLDDFNCYDRQECVATEENPQVYFCCCEGNFCNERFTHLPEAGGPEVTYEPPPTAPTLLTVLAYSLLPIGGLSLIVLLAFWMYRHRKPPYGHVDIHEDPGPPPPSPLVGLKPLQLLEIKARGRFGCVWKAQLMNDFVAVKIFPLQDKQSWQSEREIFSTPGMKHENLLQFIAAEKRGSNLEVELWLITAFHDKGSLTDYLKGNIITWNELCHVAETMSRGLSYLHEDVPWCRGEGHKPSIAHRDFKSKNVLLKSDLTAVLADFGLAVRFEPGKPPGDTHGQVGTRRYMAPEVLEGAINFQRDAFLRIDMYAMGLVLWELVSRCKAADGPVDEYMLPFEEEIGQHPSLEELQEVVVHKKMRPAIKDHWLKHPVRGLGGREGSPSHVWQGQREGPQAAGQPLRPSLVRGYMVQCLPSTRGASGEVSALQGGGSGFGHRERWGLTAPSEPWLPPWSTGAVEPHWPWA